One window of Papio anubis isolate 15944 chromosome 10, Panubis1.0, whole genome shotgun sequence genomic DNA carries:
- the MMADHC gene encoding methylmalonic aciduria and homocystinuria type D protein, mitochondrial gives MANVLCNRARLVSYLPGFCSLVKRVVNPRAFSTAGSSGSDESHVAAAPPDICSRTVWPDETMGPFGPQDQRFQLPGNIGFDCHLNGTSSQKKSLVHKTLPDVLAEPLSSERHEFVMAQYVNEFQGNDAPVEQEINSAETYFESARVECAIQTCPELLRKDFESLFPEVANSKLLILTVTQKTKNDMTVWSEEVEIEREVLLEKFINGAKEICYALRAEGYWADFIDPSSGLAFFGPYTNNTLFETDERYRHLGFSVDDLGCCKVIRHSLWGTHVVVGSIFTNATPDSHIMKKLSGN, from the exons ATGGCCAAT GTGCTTtgtaacagagccagactggtTTCCTATCTCCCAGGATTTTGCTCTTTAGTTAAAAGGGTTGTCAATCCCAGAGCCTTTTCGACTGCAGGATCGTCAGGTTCAGATGAGTCTCATGTGGCCGCTGCACCTCCAGATATAT GCTCTCGAACAGTGTGGCCTGATGAAACTATGGGACCCTTCGGACCTCAAGATCAGAGGTTCCAGCTTCCTGGGAACATAGGTTTTGATTGTCACCTCAATGGGACTTCTTCACAGAAGAAAAGCCTGGTTCATAAAACTTTGCCTGATGTTCTAGCAGAACCTTTATCAAGTGAAAGACATGAGTTTGTGATGGCACAATATGTGAATGAATTTCAG GGTAATGATGCACCTGTTGAACAAGAAATTAACAGTGCAGAAACTTACTTTGAAAGTGCCAGAGTAGAGTGTGCAATACAAACATGTCCGGAATTGCTGCGAAAAG ATTTTGAATCACTGTTTCCAGAAGTAGCTAATAGCAAACTACTGATTCTGACTGTAACACAGAAAACTAAGAATGATATGACTGTTTGGAGTGAAGAAGTAGAAATTGAAAGAGAAGTGCTCTTAGAAAAG TTCATCAACGGTGCTAAGGAAATTTGCTACGCTCTTCGAGCTGAGGGATATTGGGCTGACTTTATTGACCCATCATCTGGTTTGGCA ttttttggaCCATATACAAACAACACTCTTTTTGAAACTGACGAACGCTACCGACATTTAGGATTCTCTGTTGATGACCTTGGATGCTGTAAAGTGATTCGTCATAGTCTCTGGGGTACCCATGTAGTTGTAGGAAGTATCTTCACTAATGCAACACCAGACAGCCATATTATGAAGAAATTAAGTGGAAATTAG